Proteins from one Dermacentor variabilis isolate Ectoservices chromosome 1, ASM5094787v1, whole genome shotgun sequence genomic window:
- the LOC142559526 gene encoding mpv17-like protein 2, whose amino-acid sequence MTHGAVHFLRKFGHVLFGRHLVATNATISTVMGIVGDLVQQHYEVMSGHQVAINSVRTSHMAAAGLTTGMVCHYWYVLLDRWMLGRSVRTVLLKVLYDQVVFSPINLVVYFGTVGLLERSSCAKLSHELWFKGGAIYKVEWIVWPPAQFLNFYVLPLRYRVFFDNLISFGFDVYLPYVKYKDHRPHTNHS is encoded by the exons ATGACACATGGAGCCGTGCACTTCTTAAGAAAATTTGGTCATGTGCTCTTCGGCCGCCACTTGGTGGCAACCAACGCCACAATATCAACAGTCATGGGCATTGTCGGTGACCTCGTCCAGCAGCACTACGAAGTTATGTCCGGCCACCAGGTTGCCATCAATTCAGTGCGGACATCGCACATGGCAGCGGCTGGTCTGACTACTGGCATGGTGTGTCACTATTG GTATGTCTTACTCGACCGGTGGATGCTCGGGCGGTCCGTTCGCACTGTTTTGCTGAAGGTGCTCTATGACCAAGTCGTGTTTTCACCCATCAATCTTGTTGTTTACTTTGGCACGGTGGGTTTGCTAGAGCGTTCCAGCTGTGCCAAACTGAGCCATGAGCTCTGGTTTAAAGGTGGTGCCATCTATAAGGTTGAATGGATAGTTTGGCCACCTGCACAGTTTCTCAACTTTTATGTCCTTCCTCTTAGGTATCGTGTCTTCTTTGACAACCTTATTTCTTTTGGTTTTGATGTGTATTTACCGTATGTCAAGTATAAAGACCACAGGCCTCACACCAACCACAGCTGA